One genomic region from Terriglobus aquaticus encodes:
- a CDS encoding lysophospholipid acyltransferase family protein — protein MAAQIPNRTVSLRHRLEYAVLRGLLALLAALPRSSARALGAAFAQMLGSRLRGLRRSALRNLSIAFPLMPLEQADRLLHRMYRNLGWLLAEFAHMPRYTAEFVRDELIRYEGLEHYDSAMKRGRGVLVLTGHLGAWELSSFAHSLLGRPMSMVIRRLDNPLVDEYVNRIRCMHGNRILHKDDFARALLRSMHAGEAVGILMDTNMTPPQGVFVPFFGELACTASGAARVAQKTGAAVLPGFLLWHDDEQRYVLHFGPPLDLQDTGDTEADAVANTALFARVTEDYIRQYPDQWLWLHRRWKTRPPGEPKIY, from the coding sequence TTGGCAGCCCAGATTCCCAACCGAACCGTGAGCCTGCGGCACCGCCTCGAATACGCGGTGCTCCGGGGATTGCTCGCTCTGCTGGCGGCGCTGCCCCGCAGTTCGGCTCGGGCCCTCGGTGCGGCGTTTGCGCAGATGCTCGGGAGCCGTCTGCGTGGGCTCCGCCGGTCTGCGCTCCGCAATCTCAGCATCGCATTTCCGCTCATGCCGCTCGAACAGGCAGACCGCCTCCTGCACCGCATGTATCGCAATCTGGGTTGGCTCTTAGCGGAGTTCGCCCACATGCCCCGGTACACCGCGGAGTTTGTGCGAGACGAACTGATCCGGTACGAGGGGCTCGAACACTACGACTCCGCGATGAAGCGGGGCCGCGGCGTCCTCGTCCTGACCGGTCACCTGGGAGCGTGGGAGCTGTCCAGCTTTGCCCATTCGCTGCTCGGCCGGCCCATGAGCATGGTGATCCGCCGCCTGGATAACCCCCTGGTGGACGAGTACGTCAACCGTATCCGCTGCATGCACGGCAACCGGATCCTGCACAAAGACGATTTTGCGAGGGCGCTGCTGCGCTCCATGCATGCCGGCGAGGCCGTCGGCATCCTTATGGACACCAACATGACGCCGCCCCAGGGTGTCTTTGTCCCGTTCTTCGGGGAACTCGCCTGTACTGCGTCGGGCGCGGCGCGTGTGGCCCAGAAGACCGGAGCGGCCGTGCTGCCCGGCTTCCTGCTCTGGCACGACGACGAGCAACGTTATGTCCTCCACTTCGGCCCGCCACTCGACTTGCAGGACACGGGCGATACTGAGGCGGACGCCGTCGCTAATACCGCCCTCTTCGCCCGCGTTACCGAAGACTACATCCGCCAGTACCCGGATCAGTGGCTCTGGCTGCACCGCCGCTGGAAGACCCGCCCGCCGGGCGAACCAAAGATCTACTGA
- the dcd gene encoding dCTP deaminase gives MSIKSDKWIREQAQQHGMIEPFSEKQVRSGCISYGLSSYGYDLRVSNEFKIFTNVNSAIIDPKAFDERSFVTVEADSVIVPPNSFALARSIEYFRIPRDVLTICVGKSTYARCGIIVNVTPFEPEWEGFVTLEISNTTPLPARVYANEGLCQILFFQSDEPCEVSYADRAGKYQGQVGIVLPKL, from the coding sequence ATGTCCATCAAGAGCGATAAATGGATTCGCGAACAGGCGCAGCAGCACGGCATGATCGAGCCATTCAGCGAAAAGCAGGTGCGCTCCGGCTGCATCTCCTACGGTTTGTCTTCCTACGGGTACGACCTCCGGGTTTCCAACGAATTCAAGATCTTTACCAACGTCAACAGCGCGATCATCGATCCCAAAGCCTTTGACGAGCGCTCCTTTGTCACCGTAGAGGCAGACAGCGTCATCGTCCCGCCCAACTCCTTCGCTCTGGCCCGGTCCATCGAATACTTCCGCATTCCGCGTGATGTGCTGACGATCTGCGTCGGCAAGTCTACCTACGCACGCTGCGGCATCATCGTAAACGTGACGCCGTTCGAGCCCGAGTGGGAGGGCTTCGTCACACTGGAAATCTCCAACACCACACCGCTGCCGGCGCGCGTCTACGCCAACGAAGGCCTGTGCCAGATTCTCTTCTTCCAGTCCGACGAGCCGTGCGAGGTAAGCTACGCCGATCGCGCCGGCAAGTACCAGGGCCAGGTCGGCATCGTGTTGCCAAAGCTGTGA
- a CDS encoding uracil-DNA glycosylase, which produces MSTVSREPSAPLPHPDDLRAYVDYLRDLGVYDLIAQSEASSPDAAIAAWQETHLRAAPDGAASTVVRTDAASPRPPISGQGTVARPIAPARPPQPAPARPPVLSPFDQAQQRRVAPTPSAQRQSSGPAIQITPPTAAGAAPGPAAAPPLAGVPSALTPDMPAPTPFNQLAPLPSARVAPADKPVALTALREFIGDCTRCPLAYAGRHSIVFADGDPNARLMFIGEGPGADEDEQGLPFVGKAGQLLNNMISAMGLKREQVYIANIVKCRPPKNRVPEPVEANTCSQFLLQQIDIVQPEVIVALGGTAATYLLGVKQSLTSLRGQWFDVRGAKCAVTYHPAFLLRDPRQKGEAWKDLQRVMAELNLAPPART; this is translated from the coding sequence ATGTCCACCGTCTCGCGTGAACCGTCCGCCCCCTTGCCGCACCCGGACGACCTTCGCGCCTATGTGGACTACCTGCGCGACCTGGGCGTCTACGATCTGATCGCGCAATCCGAAGCTTCCTCGCCGGATGCCGCGATCGCCGCTTGGCAGGAGACTCACCTGCGCGCGGCTCCTGACGGGGCAGCGAGCACGGTCGTTCGCACAGACGCTGCTTCACCGAGACCTCCGATTTCAGGGCAGGGAACCGTCGCGCGCCCTATCGCCCCGGCACGGCCGCCGCAACCTGCACCGGCAAGGCCGCCTGTGCTCAGTCCGTTCGATCAGGCGCAGCAACGCCGGGTTGCGCCTACGCCTTCTGCCCAGCGCCAAAGCTCCGGTCCGGCCATTCAGATCACGCCGCCCACAGCCGCAGGCGCGGCACCCGGACCCGCCGCTGCGCCCCCCTTGGCTGGCGTTCCGTCGGCGCTCACTCCAGACATGCCCGCACCCACACCGTTCAACCAACTGGCGCCGCTGCCGTCCGCGCGCGTCGCTCCTGCTGACAAGCCGGTGGCACTCACCGCTCTGCGCGAGTTCATCGGCGACTGCACCCGTTGTCCGCTTGCCTACGCCGGCCGCCACAGCATCGTCTTCGCCGATGGCGATCCGAATGCCCGCCTCATGTTCATCGGCGAAGGCCCCGGTGCGGACGAGGACGAGCAGGGACTGCCCTTCGTCGGCAAGGCCGGCCAGCTCCTCAACAACATGATCTCTGCCATGGGCCTCAAGCGCGAGCAGGTCTACATCGCCAACATCGTGAAGTGCCGTCCGCCCAAGAACCGCGTCCCAGAGCCGGTGGAGGCGAACACCTGCTCGCAGTTTCTCCTGCAACAGATTGACATCGTGCAGCCGGAGGTGATCGTCGCGCTCGGCGGCACCGCCGCCACCTACCTGCTTGGCGTCAAGCAGTCGCTAACGTCCTTGCGCGGCCAGTGGTTTGACGTGCGCGGCGCGAAGTGCGCAGTCACTTACCATCCCGCCTTCCTCCTGCGTGACCCGCGCCAAAAGGGCGAAGCCTGGAAAGACCTGCAGCGCGTGATGGCAGAACTCAACCTGGCACCGCCCGCCCGTACCTAG
- the gmk gene encoding guanylate kinase: MAGILFIISAPSGSGKSTLVDQLRRLVEGLDFSVSYTTRAPRGSETDGREYHFVSRERFEEMIADDAFLEWADVFGNYYGTARSALALAAEHHRDLLLDIDVQGAMQVIERMPEATSIFIMPPSPAVLETRLRNRSIAEHMTDEAVIQRRLQQARGELEWLRHYRYAIVNDVLDTAVAELRSVVLTARGEADADLLRVARSCETREGSMRLANALSTFAIAQTV; this comes from the coding sequence ATGGCTGGCATTCTCTTCATCATCTCCGCCCCCAGCGGCTCCGGAAAATCCACCCTCGTCGACCAGTTGCGCCGCCTCGTGGAGGGGCTCGATTTTTCCGTTTCTTACACCACCCGCGCCCCGCGCGGATCCGAAACAGACGGCCGCGAGTACCACTTTGTCTCTCGCGAGCGCTTTGAAGAGATGATCGCGGACGATGCGTTCCTGGAGTGGGCTGACGTCTTCGGGAATTACTATGGCACCGCCCGCTCCGCGCTCGCGCTCGCCGCCGAACACCATCGCGATCTCCTGCTCGACATCGATGTGCAGGGCGCCATGCAGGTAATCGAGCGCATGCCTGAAGCCACTTCCATCTTCATCATGCCGCCCAGCCCTGCCGTGCTCGAAACGCGTCTGCGAAACCGCAGCATCGCGGAGCACATGACCGACGAAGCCGTCATTCAGCGGCGTTTGCAGCAGGCGCGTGGAGAGTTGGAGTGGTTGCGTCACTACCGCTACGCCATCGTCAATGACGTTCTGGACACGGCGGTGGCCGAGCTGCGCAGTGTGGTGCTGACCGCCCGGGGCGAAGCCGACGCCGACCTGCTCCGGGTAGCGCGCAGCTGCGAGACCCGGGAAGGCTCGATGCGGCTGGCCAACGCCCTCAGCACCTTCGCAATCGCCCAAACGGTGTAG
- a CDS encoding ABC transporter ATP-binding protein gives MRRIWRLFLYQRPYLFYTFCSMLLMAVVGAMAALRILLVKPIFDNILSAESSDRSILRFPIPHTTHALDLRPFVPSFMHNAWTTVAFILVLSAFLKAACDYAGTYLVNYAGFGMVTDLRNDLYNAVLRRSTAFFQRYTTGALLSTLINDIERVQIAMSSVLSDFLQQIFTLLFTAAIVIIYGGNLAWVLLFFVVIVITSARRIGRRVRVTTRGGQDKLAEIQNILHETLTGNRIVKAFGMELWEMARFRRAARRLFRANLRSIGVQALSSPLMDALASIAIALLLKLGRDRIVSHRMTAGSFITFLIAVFTLYDPVRKLAMFYNNFQQALGASEKIFQFLDEEDELPESPSAHRLQAFKESIQFRNVGFFYKDEEDLTPRPVLRSIDLTVQRGELIALVGPSGSGKSTLVNLIPRFFDPTSGTIQIDGHDLREVNVGSLRRLVGTVTQETVLFNDTVRNNIAYGQPNVSLDRVQAAARAALADDFISAMPDGYNTILGERGHRLSGGERQRIAIARALLKDAPILILDEATSALDAESESLVQQALANLMQDRTALVIAHRLSTVRRADRILVLEAGEIVECGTHAELVNAGGLYQRLYELQFDTGDASASPGESMPLQPLST, from the coding sequence ATGAGGCGCATCTGGCGGCTGTTTCTTTACCAGCGTCCCTACCTCTTCTACACGTTCTGCTCCATGTTGCTCATGGCGGTTGTGGGCGCCATGGCCGCGCTGCGCATCCTGCTCGTCAAGCCGATCTTCGACAACATCCTCAGCGCCGAGTCCTCTGACCGCAGCATCCTGCGCTTTCCCATTCCACATACCACGCATGCGCTCGATCTGCGCCCGTTTGTTCCGTCGTTTATGCACAACGCATGGACCACGGTAGCGTTCATCCTGGTCCTCTCGGCCTTTCTGAAAGCGGCCTGCGACTACGCCGGCACTTACCTGGTGAACTACGCCGGCTTCGGCATGGTCACCGATCTGCGCAACGACCTCTACAACGCGGTCCTGCGCCGCTCCACCGCGTTCTTCCAGCGCTATACCACCGGCGCCCTGCTTTCCACGCTCATCAACGACATCGAGCGCGTGCAGATCGCCATGTCGAGCGTCCTGTCCGACTTTCTGCAGCAGATCTTCACCCTGCTCTTCACCGCAGCCATCGTGATCATCTACGGCGGCAACCTGGCATGGGTGCTGCTGTTCTTTGTGGTCATTGTGATCACCTCCGCGCGACGCATCGGACGCCGCGTGCGCGTGACCACGCGGGGCGGTCAGGACAAACTCGCGGAAATCCAGAACATCCTCCACGAGACCCTCACCGGCAACCGCATCGTCAAGGCGTTCGGCATGGAGTTGTGGGAGATGGCGCGCTTCCGCCGTGCCGCGCGCCGCCTGTTCCGGGCGAATCTGCGCAGCATCGGCGTGCAGGCGCTGTCATCGCCGCTTATGGACGCGCTTGCCTCCATCGCGATCGCGCTTCTGCTGAAACTCGGTCGCGACCGCATCGTTTCGCACCGCATGACGGCAGGCTCGTTCATCACGTTCCTGATTGCCGTCTTCACTCTGTACGATCCGGTTCGCAAGCTGGCCATGTTCTACAACAACTTCCAGCAGGCCCTGGGCGCCAGCGAAAAGATCTTCCAGTTCCTCGACGAAGAAGATGAACTGCCTGAGTCTCCCTCGGCACATCGCCTGCAGGCATTCAAAGAGTCGATCCAGTTCCGCAACGTGGGCTTCTTCTACAAGGACGAGGAAGATCTCACGCCGCGTCCCGTTCTTCGCTCCATCGACCTCACCGTCCAGCGCGGTGAACTGATCGCCCTGGTGGGACCAAGCGGGTCAGGCAAATCCACCCTAGTGAACCTGATCCCCCGGTTCTTCGACCCAACATCCGGAACCATCCAGATCGACGGCCACGATCTCCGCGAGGTGAATGTGGGCAGCCTGCGCAGGCTGGTTGGTACGGTCACACAGGAAACGGTGCTGTTCAACGACACCGTCCGCAACAACATCGCGTACGGCCAGCCGAATGTGTCTCTCGACCGCGTTCAGGCCGCGGCGCGAGCCGCCTTGGCGGACGACTTCATCTCCGCCATGCCCGACGGCTACAACACGATCCTGGGCGAGCGTGGCCATCGCCTCTCCGGCGGCGAACGCCAGCGCATCGCCATCGCGCGCGCCCTGCTGAAAGACGCCCCCATCCTCATCCTCGACGAAGCCACCTCCGCGCTCGATGCAGAGAGTGAATCCCTGGTGCAGCAGGCCCTTGCGAATCTCATGCAGGACCGGACCGCGCTCGTCATCGCCCATCGTCTTTCCACAGTGCGCCGCGCTGATCGCATCCTTGTTCTGGAAGCCGGCGAAATCGTCGAGTGCGGCACCCACGCGGAACTCGTCAACGCCGGCGGTCTTTACCAGCGGCTGTATGAACTCCAATTCGATACCGGCGATGCGTCCGCGTCACCGGGGGAGAGCATGCCCCTGCAGCCGCTCAGCACCTGA
- a CDS encoding response regulator transcription factor translates to MSATLERLRIGVILADPLRFEGLVALFGDTADLLPMLPTDAVRRSDLSLLILEASEELFALLAAFRRARAGLRILVLGESADPAYISRVVAAGAKGYMPRNATVAEMQMAIQVVADGSIWAPRKVLAGLIDTLSTTEPVRQRVQFTPREREVLQLLVLGSPDRDIAGALGLSVRTVQGMVRALLKRVGVSNRVALTVYVMEKHLIS, encoded by the coding sequence GTGAGTGCCACGCTCGAACGCCTGCGTATCGGCGTCATCCTCGCAGACCCGCTTCGGTTCGAGGGGCTCGTCGCGCTCTTCGGCGACACGGCAGACCTCCTTCCCATGCTGCCGACCGATGCTGTCCGGCGCTCGGACCTTTCCCTCCTCATTCTCGAAGCGAGTGAGGAGCTTTTTGCCCTGCTGGCGGCCTTTCGCCGTGCCCGCGCCGGCTTGCGCATCCTCGTGCTCGGCGAAAGCGCCGACCCGGCTTACATCTCCCGCGTGGTTGCCGCCGGCGCCAAGGGCTACATGCCCCGCAACGCGACCGTCGCCGAGATGCAGATGGCCATTCAGGTCGTCGCGGACGGTTCCATCTGGGCACCTCGGAAAGTTCTGGCAGGCCTGATCGACACCCTGTCCACAACGGAGCCGGTGCGTCAGAGGGTGCAGTTCACCCCCCGTGAGCGCGAAGTGCTGCAGCTTCTGGTGCTTGGCAGTCCGGACCGTGACATCGCCGGCGCCCTTGGTCTCAGCGTGCGAACTGTGCAGGGAATGGTCCGCGCTCTCTTGAAACGAGTCGGCGTCAGCAACCGGGTAGCGCTGACGGTCTATGTCATGGAAAAACACCTTATTTCCTAG
- a CDS encoding lipid-binding SYLF domain-containing protein: MKQFATWMCVGLMTLGTVSQAVAQDKAKLDERLTNSKNVLDEIMATPDKAIPNQILSQAKCVVVIPAYKKGAFVVGAQYGKGVATCRTPKGWSAPVFVKLTGGSFGFQIGGQSTDLVLVATNQGGLQHMLQNKFKIGGDAAASAGPVGRNAQAGTDWKLNAEFLTWSRSKGLFAGIDLDGTVLDDDSDDMRGFYGADQPFKTVLTGGVPTPDAAKPFVRTVAKYFVATK; the protein is encoded by the coding sequence ATGAAGCAGTTTGCGACCTGGATGTGTGTCGGTCTGATGACGCTTGGGACCGTGTCCCAGGCGGTTGCACAAGACAAGGCGAAATTGGACGAGCGTCTTACGAATTCCAAGAACGTGCTGGACGAAATCATGGCGACCCCGGACAAGGCGATCCCGAATCAGATCCTGTCCCAGGCGAAGTGCGTTGTGGTCATCCCGGCGTATAAGAAGGGTGCCTTCGTGGTCGGCGCGCAGTACGGCAAGGGTGTTGCCACCTGCCGCACGCCTAAGGGCTGGAGCGCTCCCGTGTTCGTCAAGCTCACCGGCGGCAGCTTCGGCTTCCAGATCGGTGGACAGTCCACAGATCTGGTTCTGGTTGCGACCAACCAGGGTGGTCTGCAGCACATGCTCCAGAACAAGTTCAAGATCGGTGGCGATGCCGCAGCTTCCGCAGGCCCAGTAGGCCGCAATGCCCAGGCTGGAACCGATTGGAAGTTGAACGCCGAGTTCCTTACCTGGTCGCGTTCCAAGGGCCTCTTTGCCGGCATCGACCTTGACGGCACCGTGCTGGACGACGATTCCGACGATATGCGTGGCTTCTACGGTGCGGATCAGCCCTTCAAGACCGTGCTGACCGGTGGTGTCCCCACTCCCGATGCAGCCAAGCCCTTCGTGCGTACCGTGGCCAAGTACTTCGTGGCCACCAAGTAG
- the priA gene encoding replication restart helicase PriA produces MARFVDVALPVPLDQTFTYLTDGREPQVGARVLVPFSGQRLMGVVLRAHDEEPTTGFELKAIQQVLDDTALLPPELLRLAHWIAQYYVAPLGEVLRGMLPLSAEVRRTWLYRITDTGRKILHEGAEKGSSRRSRLSPEDQNREYAVLNRLESGEPTRMATLRSATGASKALLEGMVRKGWLAREAEAAERDAARTERVIVTVPDVRLPKLNDNQLAILAEMAGAGGELSAAALRRNLRERTAINADGALVPAPIPDSTVATLIRRGILRAEERPLSFHLGGVHAPGKKHAHEHTLNPGQQAAFEAIHAAMQRAAAPAQQPADASPAGFAPMLLFGVTGSGKTAVYAAAMRSALDLGRSALLLVPEIGLTPSMAGQMHAAFGHDVALLHSQLTPDERAEQWHRIRRSEARVIIGTRSAVFAPIANLGLILVDEEHDGSYKQEETPRYHARDVAVMRAKLLGIPIVLGSATPSLESWHNAERNRYRLLRMDERVGNRPLPPVELVDMREEFRQTGEDALFSRELITETRATLNRGEQAIILLNRRGYSYVVMCRSCGERIECENCAIAMTHHRPAANSDLHAHAGERLECHYCGALRRVPQKCPHCQSEHLYFYGAGSQQGEERLQAIFPEARIGRMDRDTVRGRADMEHLLHRLHAGEINLLVGTQMIAKGHDIHGVTTVGVVGCDHALGLPDFRAAERVFQLITQVSGRAGRGDAPGRVIVQTFHPDHYAMRFAAMHDYVGFADKEKQFRRPFLYPPFGVLTNVLTLSETMGEASEWAHRLGQHLHSAANPGVRVLGPAPAPVSRLKRIFRFHILLKADTRQHMQAALRRLLHFADREGVPRRNLVIDVDAISLS; encoded by the coding sequence GTGGCGCGCTTCGTGGATGTGGCCCTGCCCGTGCCACTGGACCAGACCTTTACCTACCTGACGGACGGCCGGGAGCCGCAAGTTGGCGCGCGCGTGCTTGTGCCGTTCAGCGGCCAGCGGCTCATGGGTGTGGTCCTGCGTGCGCATGACGAGGAGCCCACCACCGGCTTCGAACTCAAGGCCATCCAGCAGGTGCTCGACGACACAGCCCTGCTGCCGCCGGAACTTCTGCGCCTCGCCCACTGGATCGCTCAGTACTACGTCGCGCCGCTCGGCGAGGTCCTGCGAGGCATGCTCCCGCTCAGCGCCGAGGTCCGCCGCACCTGGCTCTATCGCATCACCGACACCGGCCGCAAAATCCTGCACGAGGGGGCAGAGAAGGGGAGCAGCCGCCGCTCGCGGCTCAGCCCGGAAGACCAGAACCGCGAGTACGCCGTGCTCAACCGCCTCGAGTCCGGCGAGCCCACGCGCATGGCCACCCTGCGTTCCGCCACAGGCGCGAGCAAGGCTTTGCTGGAGGGCATGGTCCGCAAGGGCTGGCTCGCTCGGGAGGCCGAAGCCGCTGAACGCGACGCCGCGCGCACCGAGCGCGTCATCGTCACCGTTCCAGACGTTCGCCTCCCCAAACTCAACGACAACCAACTCGCCATTCTCGCCGAAATGGCTGGTGCTGGCGGCGAGCTGTCTGCGGCCGCGCTGCGCCGCAACCTGCGCGAGCGCACCGCGATAAACGCCGACGGCGCGCTCGTTCCCGCTCCGATCCCGGACTCCACTGTCGCGACCCTTATCCGTCGCGGCATCCTGCGCGCGGAAGAGCGGCCTCTCAGCTTCCACCTCGGCGGCGTGCACGCACCCGGCAAGAAGCATGCGCACGAGCACACTCTCAATCCCGGCCAGCAGGCTGCATTCGAAGCCATCCATGCCGCGATGCAGCGTGCGGCCGCCCCAGCCCAGCAGCCGGCAGATGCAAGCCCCGCTGGCTTCGCTCCGATGCTTCTCTTCGGCGTAACCGGCAGCGGCAAGACCGCCGTTTACGCGGCCGCCATGCGCTCCGCGCTCGACCTCGGCCGCTCGGCGCTCCTGCTCGTTCCGGAGATCGGCCTTACTCCATCCATGGCCGGCCAGATGCACGCCGCCTTCGGGCACGACGTCGCCCTGCTGCACTCGCAGCTCACGCCCGACGAGCGCGCCGAGCAATGGCACCGCATCCGCCGTAGTGAAGCGCGCGTCATCATCGGAACGCGCTCTGCCGTCTTCGCGCCCATCGCGAACCTCGGCCTCATCCTTGTCGACGAGGAGCATGACGGCAGCTACAAGCAGGAGGAGACACCGCGCTACCACGCCCGTGACGTCGCCGTGATGCGTGCCAAGCTGCTCGGCATCCCCATCGTCCTCGGCTCCGCCACACCGTCGCTCGAAAGCTGGCACAACGCCGAGCGCAACCGTTACCGGCTCCTGCGCATGGACGAGCGCGTTGGCAACCGCCCTCTTCCACCGGTCGAACTGGTCGACATGCGCGAGGAGTTCCGTCAGACCGGCGAAGACGCGCTCTTCTCCCGCGAACTCATCACCGAAACGCGAGCCACGCTTAACCGAGGCGAGCAGGCCATCATCCTGCTCAACCGGCGCGGCTACTCCTACGTGGTCATGTGCCGCTCCTGTGGCGAGCGCATCGAGTGCGAGAACTGCGCCATTGCCATGACCCACCATCGCCCCGCCGCCAACAGCGACCTGCACGCTCATGCGGGCGAGCGCCTGGAGTGCCACTACTGCGGCGCGCTCCGCCGTGTTCCGCAGAAATGCCCGCACTGCCAAAGCGAGCACCTCTACTTCTACGGCGCCGGATCACAGCAGGGCGAAGAACGCCTGCAGGCCATCTTTCCCGAGGCACGCATCGGCCGCATGGACCGCGACACGGTGCGCGGCCGCGCCGACATGGAGCACCTGCTCCATCGTCTGCACGCCGGCGAAATCAACCTGCTTGTCGGCACCCAGATGATCGCGAAAGGCCACGACATCCACGGCGTCACCACCGTCGGAGTTGTCGGCTGCGATCACGCGCTCGGCCTGCCGGACTTCCGCGCCGCGGAACGTGTCTTCCAACTGATTACGCAGGTGAGTGGCCGCGCCGGCCGCGGCGACGCTCCCGGCCGGGTCATCGTGCAAACCTTCCACCCCGACCACTACGCCATGCGCTTCGCCGCCATGCACGACTACGTGGGCTTTGCGGACAAGGAGAAGCAGTTCCGCCGACCGTTCCTCTACCCGCCCTTCGGCGTTCTCACGAACGTGCTCACGCTCTCGGAAACCATGGGCGAAGCCAGCGAATGGGCGCACCGCCTTGGCCAGCACCTGCACAGCGCGGCAAACCCCGGCGTTCGAGTTCTTGGCCCCGCGCCTGCGCCTGTCTCTCGCCTCAAGCGCATCTTCCGGTTCCACATCCTGCTCAAGGCAGACACGCGCCAACACATGCAGGCAGCACTGCGCCGCCTGCTTCACTTCGCAGACAGGGAAGGTGTGCCTCGCCGCAACCTCGTCATCGATGTCGATGCGATCAGCCTGTCGTAG
- the rpoZ gene encoding DNA-directed RNA polymerase subunit omega produces MQMDDSLLNKYSLVKGAARRARQLQNGATPLIATTSMKACRVAQDEIRTGQVRFVVPQRPERAQPTIHI; encoded by the coding sequence ATGCAGATGGACGACTCATTGCTGAATAAGTACAGCCTCGTCAAAGGGGCGGCACGTCGCGCGCGCCAGTTGCAGAATGGCGCAACACCGCTCATCGCCACGACCAGCATGAAGGCATGCCGGGTCGCGCAGGACGAGATCCGCACCGGCCAGGTGCGCTTCGTCGTTCCGCAGCGACCGGAGCGGGCACAGCCGACGATCCACATCTAA
- the rapZ gene encoding RNase adapter RapZ, which translates to MPGDPEQNLSQFNAQPEPAAETAPETPAAGEHKSPATPTAHTQQQLIILTGMSGAGKQSALRAFEDLGFYSVDNLPLELIPQFAELISSSSEIHRAALGIDVREAQLDRFPQILKQVQPLLPTTVLFLDAADDVLVRRYSETRRPHPLGRDEGVLTQISTERRRLETIRNVADVLLDTTRFNVHELRAHINAQFGHESQQQAMLLSVMSFGFKNGVPPEADLLLDVRFLPNPHFIPEFRHKTGQDAGVAEYVKSFPQTGEFLDRTTDMLLFLLPHYVHEGKSYLTIALGCTGGQHRSVALAEELAKRLTAADYRVKTSHRDMPR; encoded by the coding sequence ATGCCGGGAGACCCAGAGCAGAACCTCTCACAGTTCAACGCGCAACCTGAGCCAGCCGCGGAGACCGCTCCTGAGACTCCCGCTGCCGGCGAGCACAAGAGCCCAGCCACTCCCACCGCGCACACCCAGCAGCAACTCATCATCCTGACCGGCATGTCCGGAGCCGGCAAGCAGTCCGCTCTGCGCGCCTTTGAAGACCTTGGTTTCTACTCCGTAGACAACCTGCCGCTGGAACTCATCCCGCAGTTCGCCGAGCTCATCAGCAGCTCCAGCGAGATTCATCGCGCCGCGCTTGGCATCGACGTGCGCGAGGCGCAACTCGATCGCTTTCCGCAGATCTTGAAGCAGGTCCAGCCGCTGCTGCCCACCACCGTCCTCTTCCTCGACGCAGCCGACGATGTCCTCGTGCGCCGATATTCCGAAACACGTCGCCCGCATCCGCTCGGCCGCGACGAAGGCGTGCTCACGCAGATCTCCACCGAGCGTCGTCGCCTGGAAACCATCCGCAACGTCGCAGACGTTCTGCTGGACACCACGCGCTTCAACGTCCATGAACTGCGCGCTCACATCAACGCACAGTTCGGCCACGAGTCGCAGCAGCAGGCCATGCTGCTCTCCGTGATGAGTTTCGGCTTCAAGAACGGCGTTCCGCCTGAGGCCGATCTCCTGCTGGACGTGCGCTTCCTGCCCAACCCGCACTTTATTCCCGAGTTCCGCCATAAGACGGGGCAAGACGCCGGCGTCGCCGAGTACGTGAAGAGCTTTCCGCAGACCGGCGAGTTCCTCGACCGCACCACGGACATGCTGCTCTTTCTGCTGCCGCACTATGTCCACGAAGGAAAGAGCTACCTGACCATCGCCCTGGGATGCACCGGCGGGCAGCACCGCTCCGTAGCGCTGGCCGAAGAGCTGGCAAAGCGCTTGACCGCCGCAGACTATCGCGTGAAAACCTCGCATCGCGACATGCCGCGCTAA
- a CDS encoding HU family DNA-binding protein: MIKQDLVQRVVDRGVPRVRAEQAVEAVFRSMKRALVDGERIELRGFGVFSNRPRKTGIGRNPRTGREVSIEPGRAVRFKPGRELQALDGVAGSADDGSEDDE, from the coding sequence GTGATCAAGCAGGACCTGGTGCAGCGAGTGGTCGACCGCGGCGTTCCGCGGGTGCGAGCGGAGCAGGCCGTGGAGGCTGTGTTCCGCAGCATGAAACGTGCGCTCGTGGACGGAGAACGCATCGAACTGCGCGGATTTGGCGTGTTTTCCAACCGGCCCAGAAAGACGGGCATCGGCCGCAATCCGAGGACCGGTCGCGAGGTCTCGATTGAGCCCGGCCGCGCGGTGCGGTTCAAGCCGGGCCGCGAGTTGCAAGCCCTGGACGGAGTTGCCGGTTCGGCAGACGACGGTTCCGAGGACGACGAATAG